One stretch of Brachyhypopomus gauderio isolate BG-103 chromosome 10, BGAUD_0.2, whole genome shotgun sequence DNA includes these proteins:
- the ptrh2 gene encoding peptidyl-tRNA hydrolase 2, mitochondrial, whose translation MDSLSLGVLAGVGCGLVLGWHLRGRFSKSVRDTTGGNEASVMGEGGEFKMILVVRTDLKMGKGKVAAQCAHAAVSAYRQVQRRHPELLKQWEYCGQPKVVVKAPDEDCLQELLTHAKELGLTVSLIQDAGRTQIAPGSRTVLGVGPGPADLVDRVTGHLKLY comes from the coding sequence ATGGACTCCTTGTCTTTGGGGGTGCTGGCCGGTGTCGGTTGTGGACTAGTTCTTGGTTGGCACCTCCGAGGCCGGTTCAGCAAGTCTGTCCGGGACACGACGGGAGGAAATGAAGCGAGCGTTATGGGCGAGGGCGGCGAATTCAAAATGATCCTGGTGGTGCGGACCGACCTCAAAATGGGCAAAGGAAAAGTGGCGGCCCAGTGCGCGCATGCAGCGGTGTCTGCCTACAGACAGGTCCAGCGCAGACACCCCGAACTTCTGAAGCAGTGGGAATATTGCGGTCAGCCCAAAGTTGTGGTCAAGGCACCCGATGAGGACTGCCTGCAGGAACTGTTAACGCATGCTAAAGAACTCGGACTGACCGTCAGCCTTATTCAGGATGCTGGAAGAACCCAAATTGCTCCAGGGTCCAGGACTGTTCTAGGTGTAGGACCAGGACCTGCTGATCTTGTGGACAGGGTAACGGGTCACTTGAAACTTTACTAG